The Amycolatopsis tolypomycina genomic interval CGAGCCGCGGATCACGCTGAACTCCGGCTGCTCGGCCGCCAGGGCCGCGGCCTCCTCGACCGAGGCCTTCGCCAGGTCGAGCGCGCCCAGCTTGACGCAGGCGCGCACCAGCCAGGACGCCGCCGCCGGTTCCGACACCAGCAGCTGCCGGAGCACCACCGGGTTGGTGACGATGCCGGCGATGAGGCTCGCCGCGCTCTCCACCCCGCTGCGGGCCTCGACCGCCTGCGCGGCCACCCAGGCCCCCGGCGCCTGCCCGAAGTACCCGAGCAGCGCCTCGTCCGACAGCTTGTCGACGAAGTGGCGGCACGCCCGCATGTCCGCCCGGCGCAGCGCACCGAGCGCCAGCACCACGTAACTGGGCGGCCGCAGCGACCGGTCGCCGCAGCTCTCGGCGATCCGCAGCCCGGTGCTGATCTCTTCCATCGCGTCGTCGACGCTGCCCATGGCGAACAGCAGGCTGCCCCGGACGTTGTGCTTCACGGCGGTCATCCGGTCGGAGGCTGCCCCGCCCCGATCCGCGTCCACCGCGTCCAGCACCCGGCGGCCCGCTTCCAGGTCCCGGGCCTTGATCAGCAACCCGACATACCAGAACTGGGCGAGCTGGGAAAGTTCGTCGGATTCCCGGCGATTGCCGGCGGCAGCCGCCTTGGCGCAGTGCAAGCCCGCGTCGAGCCGCCCGTTGAACCACGACGATGCGGAGCGGCGAAGGAAGCCAGCGGTATCGCACGACCGCTGCATCAAATCATCACCGAACCCCGCGAACGGATTCTGTGGCATTTGTAGGTTTGGTACGTCCAACATCGATCGGCTATCCCCCAGGCATAGACGAAGCGGAAACGATCAGCGGCTCGCCGCGCTCCAGCGGATTCAACGACACCGAGCAGGAACGGCTAATGTCCCCGCAGGGGCCGTTCTTCGAAGGTAATACGCCCCGCGTTAAGTCGGTGTTCACGCGGAACGCAGTTTGTTTGTCAACGCGTGGCGACGCCCCAGAAGGCGCGAAAGGAGCGCGCCACCCACCAACCTCCCCAGGTTGACATGTTAAAGATTCACACCTTGCTGCGCCTACAGTAGCTCCGCACTGACGCCTCGTCACCGCCGGTGTGACTCCGATCACAATCTCCTGAATTGCGGTTGTGCGGGAACTTTCCTTGCCTGACAAGGACATTTGCTGATAGTACGACGGCCACGTCAGCCAGCTGGCCTAGCGCGCAAACGGTTAGTAGTCAACAAACCATACGGTCGTACGGATGTTCACGGTAACCGTGGACTGAACCACTAACGAATTACCAGGTCCGCGGGGACATTACGCGGAATGCCCCGAACCCGGGGTACCGGCGCCGATGGCGCGATCAGCCCAGCGCATTCGGCGATTCGGCGGACAAGTGCAGCAGGGCGCGCGCGGCGAGGCGGTAGCCGAACGCGCCGAGGCCGACCACCACGCCACTCGCCAGCGGAGCGATGACCGACTCGTGGCGGAACTGCTCGCGCGCCCAGACGTTGCTGAGGTGGACCTCCACCCACGGCGGCTCGTAGCTCGCCAGCGCGTCGCGCAGGCTCCAGCCGGCGATCATCAGCGCGCCGGGGTTGACGATGGCGCCGACCGTCGTGTCGCGGTGCGCGTGGATCGCGCCGACCAGCTCGCCTTCGCCGTCACGCTGCACCGACACGACGTCCCAGCCGCGGGGACGCACCTCCTCGGCGACCGCCTTTTCGATGTCGGCCAGCGTGTCGGTGCCGTAGATCTCCGGCTCGCGCCGGCCCAGCACACCCAGGTTGGGACCGTTCAGCAGCAGGACGTCGGGCACGGGACACACCTCGCTCTTCAGGGGGGCCGGACCACCCCATGCTGTCGACGCCGCCCGACGCGGCACCACACCCACGTTGATAGTTGCGCCCGGTGACCTATCAGACCAGGGGATGCCCGGCCGGCCATCCGGAACCTAGGCTCCGCACCGAGGCTTATCCGGCGAACCGGGAATGGAGTTCCGTCGCAGTGACGACCAACGTGACCGAAAACGCGCCGAGCAACGAATCGCTGCGCTCACCGCTGCCACCGGAATTCGTCCGGCGCGAAGAT includes:
- a CDS encoding type II 3-dehydroquinate dehydratase, whose protein sequence is MPDVLLLNGPNLGVLGRREPEIYGTDTLADIEKAVAEEVRPRGWDVVSVQRDGEGELVGAIHAHRDTTVGAIVNPGALMIAGWSLRDALASYEPPWVEVHLSNVWAREQFRHESVIAPLASGVVVGLGAFGYRLAARALLHLSAESPNALG
- a CDS encoding helix-turn-helix transcriptional regulator — protein: MLIKARDLEAGRRVLDAVDADRGGAASDRMTAVKHNVRGSLLFAMGSVDDAMEEISTGLRIAESCGDRSLRPPSYVVLALGALRRADMRACRHFVDKLSDEALLGYFGQAPGAWVAAQAVEARSGVESAASLIAGIVTNPVVLRQLLVSEPAAASWLVRACVKLGALDLAKASVEEAAALAAEQPEFSVIRGSALHAAGLLEQDPAKLREAADIHPDRWCTASAREDLASLLAVRCSERDRTIRILEAVLDTYTAVSATRDSARVVNKLREYGIRRGTTRTVECEGLVPHGLTNTEFAVAELVSQGHTNNEVGRQLFISRHTVAFHLKKVFQKMNITSRVELAAAWKVFS